The window GACAATATTAGAGCCAGCTACGACCACAGCGGACGAAACAAAGAGTGAGAATAGCGATGAGGAGGTCACTGCTGGGACATTTGGCTTTCAGGGAGAGATTGTCAAGAACCAGGAGATAGTAACGGTATTGTGTAATGCTGTTTTGGTGTGCTAACTATCTTGAGTGTGAGTAGGTGGAGTGCAACGATGAAGACACAGATACAAAGCAACAAGTTGAAGAAAGCCAGCCAGCGACTAGTGTGAGTCTATTAGCCTGCTAgctgagtgagtgtgtgtgtgggtgggtattGCCACTAATGCTTGACAAACATTCTATGTCGCAGAACAAGCTTTAAATTGTTGATTTGAAGTGTTTACTTTCTGTAATGTAATCATTCATTTTAGTACTCTACATTAGTGATTGCTTTTATTGCTGCATGGACTGCTGCCACTGTTTGCATTCACTAACAGCCTTGTTCATATAATGCAGACCTTTGGTGTCCTCTCTGACAAGCAACCTCTCGGCAGTGTCCAGAAGGTGCATGAACTCACTACATTAATAGCTAACACTGTCTGTATTACTGTTCATATTATTGTGCAGCCTGACCTTGTCCTGAGTACACCTGTGGTGATAGTCCTGGaagaggccacacccactaagcCCCCCTCTGATGACAAGCCCACACTTGACGAGCACACCACCCTCATGTCTGATACCATTGAACCCCATGAACCCATTGTAGATACTGCCAAGTAAGCCTTCACAATTAACGTACTGTCCGTGTGTTTAAAGTCATTACTGTCCTTTattgctattcttttatgctcacaAGTTGCTGACATTGGcatattattcttttcaaattgcctattattcttttcaaatcgccacattattcctccaaagcacaacatagaccCCATGTTGTCGCACAAGTAACATTAAACTATAAATAATGGCCACACGACTCCACCTATTAGCACTAATGTAGAATGCCAAGGAGATATAATCATCCACCAGTACTTCCATCAGGCCTacaaatgtttatactataattCGTACTGACCTGTTTTTCCAAAACCTACCTTAATTGTTATATAAAGGTGCCTagtatgccagcataattctcacccaaaaaatgtgcctattatgcttaaaattatgccagcataatctacTAACCCCTATCCCTTGTCCATTTCCCCATGCAAGGCCTACTGCAGCCAACAAGTCAACAGAAGAGATCACTAGTAATAGTACAGCTGCTGACACTGGCAAGAGCCTCGAACAACCCAACAGCCCAAACATATTGTTCATGGACGATATTGACAAAGCTTTGGGGATGAGCCCATTGGACATGCAGTTGATGGACATCCCGGGAACTTCCCTCTAGAACTCATAATTAGAGCATAGCTATAGCGTTTGTTATGATAGCGTTTGTTGTTCAAGCGTTTTGTTGTTCACAGGTGTTTAGTAATAAAACAGATTGTTTGTAAAAACATTATgaacataataaattattgtatgaTGGGATATAAAATGACTGTTCTAAAAATGGCAcactacatatatatatatatagagtctGGCTACATGTCACACATTGTTGATCATTCTATTGTAAAGTTAACGGTACGGCGAATTCTCCTGGCACAGGCATCACCATTAGGCCGAACCTTGAATGCATAAACTCCAGCTACCAGGTTACCAAGGTTAGAGGGAGATGTGCCTGCAAGAGAAAAAAGTGTACGGATATTGTCACAGGGTTATATAGAAATTCAAAAATGACCATAAAATGACACtaagtcatgtgatactcACATGGTACATACTCTCCGACAGCCCCATTGATGGTGAGACGACACTCAGTGTCGGTGACTGGTCCAATCTCATTCCACTCTATTTGTACGAACCCAGCTTCGTCCACGACAACCACATCCTCTTGTGCAGCATTAACAAACACCACAGAACAGTCCATGTTGAACCCTACAGGGAAAGGGGTGTGGCATTCAGTAACTATAGAGACACACTAGCCACTCCACCTACCTAGTCGCACTTGTCTGGTTATGTTGGCAATCTCCAATCCCTGAGAATCAAAGGCAGTCACTATGAATGTATATGGTTCTTGTCGATCCGGTGGCAGGCCAAAGAAGGTCACAGTCCTTGATGAAcctggagggggcggggcatGTGTTAGGGGGGGTGGTCTGAGGCTAGTGTACATGCTCACAATCTACGGGTCCAAGGGTGCCGAGTTGACACAAGGCTGAGGCAACATCACTACGCAGAGTGAAATCTACGAGCACAGAAGCGGAGGTTGGGCTGTCCAGAGTCACTCTCGGTGTGTCGTTGATGATGACTATCCCAGGGGACACTGTACATGGcaacacagtgtgtgtgtatggtgtggtAGCTGGACTATGTATcaacacagtgtgtgtatatggtGCGGTAGCGGGACTATGTATCAAcacaatgtgtgtgtatggtgtggtAGCGGGACTATGTATcaacacagtgtgtgtgtatggtgtggtAGCGGGACTATGTATcaacacagtgtgtgtgtatggtgtggtAGCGGGACTATGTATcaacacagtgtgtgtgtatggtgtggtAGGGGACTATATATGTATCAacgcagtgtgtgtgtgtgtgtggtgtggtagCGGGGactatgtacagtgtgtgtgtgtgtgtggtgtggtagCGGGActatatatgtacagtgtgtgtggaaAACATGTGGGAGAAAACAATACAAGTAACTGATGGGAGGGAATTAAAATTTGTTGGTGTGTACACAAAGAAGAAAGCCTAGCTGTTAGTCAGATGTATATGGTGTTGCCTATgtgacatgtatatacgtatatacctTCATCATCATCAATAATAACCACTGTGGCTGTGTTGGGGGAGAGGGTGACAGGAAGACCCCCCGCGGAGACAGAGACTAAGAAGCTCTCCGTAGAGGATTCAGGGAGGTCATTCCCCACAATGGTGTACATAGCACACTGCGTGGTAGCCCCCCCGGACACAAAGGACACAATACGATCACCACCGATGTAGTCAGAGCCATCTACAGAAAGGGATCAATCATATGTACAAGGTGCACTCAACAACACAGCCAACTACACTGTGTAATGAGGTCAACCTACACCTACACTCACCGAGAGCAGAGCCTTGGATTGTTGATACGGTGAAGTCCAGCTGCCCTGAAAGAGGTGCTTCAGAGATGGTGAGGCACACAGGGACAACGGCCTGGGACTCCCCCTCCAACACAGAGAAACTAGGATCACTGAATCCAACAACCGTCGCTACtataggagctgtgtgtgtgtgtgtggggggggagggggcagtCAAAGGGTGGTTATTATCTGAGCTCCACAGTGCACTTACGGTCATCATCAATGATGGTAATAGAGGCAGACTGACGGAAGAACACAACAGCTGAGTCGGTGGTTGACAGGTCAGCAAAGAACATCTCTGTTGGTTCGTTGATTACGTCGTTGATGAGAGTGATGAACTCACAGATGAACGGTTCCGTGTTGATGGGACTAAAGGTGACCGTAACAGTCTCCGCTACGAAATCCTGGCCAGCTGGAGGACAATGGACAATACAGAGAGAGAACAGTTAATAAACAACCCATACAAAGCACATCATGTCTTAGAGCTATACACAatggccccacccactcacccagcGCACTGCCCGCCCTCAGTGTGAGCGTGAGGATGACATCTCTGTTGACAACATTGTTTGTAAggtccacacacaccatcaaGTTAGTGGCGTCTTCGTTCTCATTGAATGTGTAGCTGAGTTGACTCAAGCCGACTGAAACAGTATTGTCTGTGAGAGGGGAGGGGTTTATACACAACAACCTAATCACCAGCTGTTACATACCGAGCGTGTCGAGTATAGAGACAATGGCAGGTGAACCCAATGACCCCGGGAAGTCCCCACTTGTTAGTGAGATGCTGAATGTTTCAGTGCCCTCCTGTACAGTATCCTCCAAGATGGTAACCGTGGTGCACTGTCGTCTTGGCCCACTCGGAGTGAACATGAGCAGCGTGGTGAGGGGAGCATAGTCAAAGCCAGCTGAAGGGGGGGGGAGTAATAGCATTGTGTAAATTAAcacaatcataataatacCATTTGCTGTGATGTCATTTGCTGTCACAGTGATGGTTGTGGGGGCGGTGAGTTGAGCTCCATTgaccacaatacacacacttaaACTGCCGTCTTCTTCATTCACAGAGTATGTACTCATCTCCACAGCAATGGTGGCTGGGAGGGGATCGTCACTGATGATGGTAACCAGAACAGTCTGATCTGGTTGGCCAGTTTGTTGTAGTCGGATGGTAAACAATTCGTTAGATTCAAAGAAGGAATCATCGATGATATCGAGAGGTAGACATATTCTAGTGGGAGAGGTGGAGGTGAAGGAGATCTCTCCAATCTTGTCCACATAGTCATCACCAGCTGCATAGGGGGCAAAGGTTATgtcgcccacacacacacactgactgaCTCACCTGTGGCTGTGTTGGCTACAGTATCGTATGTTGCCGTGACAGTCTGTCCAGGTGGTGGTAGGGTGTCGATACTTAAACACACCTCAGCACTTGGACCACCCTCTGTCAGTGACAGCTGTAGGGGACCCTCAAATGATATCAGTGGATCCACAGCACCGTCAgaagctgtggggggtaatgtGTGGGGtaaggggtgtgtgtgtggggggtggtacTCACCGAATATTGTGACTGTGGAAGTGGGTGTGATTATAGAGCACCCTCCCTGGGGGTCACTAAGGTCAACTAAGAAGCTCTCGTCAGGCTCGGCTAAATTGTCGTCAATGAATTCAACACGTGGACACTGCACATCGATGCCAAATAGAGAGGGTCCAAAGTTCACACTCACAGAGCTTGCCACATAGTCACTACCAGCTGTAGGAACGGACAtagtgtcatgtgatgtatgACAGGTATCATGAGGTGATCAACGTACCCATGGCTGTTCCATCTCTGGTAGAGAAGACGAGACTAGTGGCTGTCGTGGTTATCCCATcgagctgcacacacacagagaagaAACCAGCGCTTTCAGGTCCAGAGTAGCTACTCTGAATGAACTGGAAGCTACAGTCAGCGGGGGTTCCATCTGAGGGGGATGGGGGATGGGATAGtaacagtggattgcagtgcacttgcaacagagaatagCCAAACAGCACAACCGCAAATTAGATAATAATTTCTTggcctaataat of the Halichondria panicea chromosome 2, odHalPani1.1, whole genome shotgun sequence genome contains:
- the LOC135332311 gene encoding uncharacterized protein LOC135332311 yields the protein MATVTINGVSFPLEAIYIVGALCGLIVIFLFFISCLSCILCALPRRSESPRDKTEPLVLKWADTEPGNVELLAMRTLSETILEPATTTADETKSENSDEEVTAGTFGFQGEIVKNQEIVTVECNDEDTDTKQQVEESQPATSTFGVLSDKQPLGSVQKPDLVLSTPVVIVLEEATPTKPPSDDKPTLDEHTTLMSDTIEPHEPIVDTAKPTAANKSTEEITSNSTAADTGKSLEQPNSPNILFMDDIDKALGMSPLDMQLMDIPGTSL